In one window of Henckelia pumila isolate YLH828 chromosome 1, ASM3356847v2, whole genome shotgun sequence DNA:
- the LOC140874393 gene encoding uncharacterized protein, with protein MKDNPKRKKSDEYCHFHKDKGHSTEDCFSLRAKIEKLIKRGYLKDFVSKSHHQQRDSKTHEDRQNREISKNHEKSGKQNGDFHENMPTGGVIAVITGGPTCRDSNRARKTLLLEHNDALVISATISNFWVKKMLVDSGTSADIIFHNAFVKMGIDTA; from the exons ATGAAAGACAACCCAAAGCGGAAAAAATCTGACGAGTATTGCCACTTTCACAAAGACAAAGGACATTCTACTGAAGACTGTTTTAGTTTGAGAGCCAAAATCGAGAAGTTGATTAAACGTGGTTATCTAAAAGACTTTGTGAGTAAGTCTCACCACCAACAGCGAGACAGCAAGACCCATGAGGACCGTCAAAATAGGGAAATCTCGAAAAATCACGAGAAGTCAGGGAAACAAAATGGAGACTTCCATGAGAACATGCCAACTGGAGGAGTTATCGCTGTTATAACCGGGGGGCCAACTTGCAGAGATTCAAATAGAGCAAGAAAGACTCTTCTAC TTGAGCACAATGACGCACTGGTTATCTCCGCTACAATCTCCAACTTCTGGGTGAAAAAGATGCTGGTTGACTCAGGCACTTCAGCAGATATCATTTTCCATAATGCATTTGTTAAAATGGGGATAGACACTGCGTAG
- the LOC140874391 gene encoding uncharacterized protein, which yields MSMLDAASGRVFVDKTAQAARNLIDNMTANSQQFGTNRRNGQNVKKCGICAEMGHSTDMYPILQEETVEQVNATGGFPEPPHQKYDSYSNTYNPGCKDNPNLRYGNPPETRASIQHLNTQVGQLAIAVNRLEAKHSNSLPSQTVLNPKENVSAITLRSGRELKVNEKVVQNEDVKESKVEENDLNHEDTPRGMFPPLFEYKHVAPFPLALKKSRKDEGIKGLYETFLRCEINIPLLDDIKQVPRYAKFLKELCAAKRQHNLKRCKKVELEEQVSLLIRRKTPEKCKDPGMFSIPCKIEDVHLDTDMLDLGASINVLPYSVYTSLKLRPLNETATVIQMADRSTIYPRGVIEDVLVQFGNLIFSADFYMLDMKNNDLKSPIFLGRPFLKTSNSVNNLDINDYLSQEHKKVVNECKLKEAPEAEEPRISRKSKKRPKLTVKVLKWVKNRVPPPPQSKFQYDFSVIPSDIEEDDTTNT from the exons aTGAGTATGCTAGATGCGGCCAGTGGAAGAGTGTTTGTTGATAAAACAGCGCAAGCTGCAAGGAACCTAATAGATAATATgactgccaattctcagcaatttggcaccaacagaa ggaatggacagaatGTGAAAAAGTGTGGAATTTGTGCGGAGATGGGGCATTCAACTGACATGTATCCCATACTTCAAGAGGAAACAGTCGAACAAGTGAATGCCACTGGAGGATTTCCCGAGCCACCACACCAGAAGTATGATtcttattccaacacatacaatccaggtTGTAAGGATAATCCCAATCTTAGATATGGAAACCCTCCA gaaacgagagcaagtatccaacactTGAACACTCAGGTCGGACAGTTGGCAATCGCAGTTAACCGATTGGAAGCAAAACATTCTAACAGTTTACCATCTCAGACTGTGCTGAATCCAAAAGAAAATGTAAGTGCCATAACTTTGAGGAGTGGAAGAGAGTTGAAGGTTAATGAAAAAGTTGTACAGAATGAAGATGTGAAGGAATCCAAGGTAGAGGAGAATGATCTTAATCACGAGGATACACCAAGAGGCATGTTTCCTCCTCTTTTTGAGTATAAACATGTAGCCCCTTTTCCCCTTGCATTGAAAAAGTCTAGGAAAGATGAAGGTATTAAGGGGTTGTATGAAACTTTTCTTAGATGTGAGATAAATATTCCATTGTTAGATGATATTAAGcaagtacctcgctatgctaagtttttgaaagaattatgtGCTGCGAAAAGACAACATAATTTGAAGAGATGTAAAAAAGTTGAACTAGAAGAACAGGTTTCTCTCCTGATTCGGAGAAAGACACCtgaaaaatgcaaggatccaggtatgttttcaaTTCCTTGTAAAATAGAAGATGTTCATCTTGATACGGACatgctagatttaggagcatcgattaatgtCCTGCCATATTCTGTTTATACTTCCTTAAAACTAAGGCCTTTGAATGAAACTGCAACTGTTATCCAgatggctgatagatctactaTTTATCCTAGGGGTGTGATAGAAGATGTTCTTGTGCAATTTGGTAATTTGATTTTTTCTGCTGATTTTTATATGCTTGACATGAAAAACAATGATTTGAAGAGCCCAATTTTTCTCGGaagaccatttcttaaaacatcaaa TTCTGTtaataatcttgatatcaatgacTACTTGTCACAAGAACACAAGAAAGTTGTGAATGAGTGTAAGTTGAAGGAA GCACCCGAAGCTGAAGAACCTAGGATTTCCAGGAAATCAAAGAAGAGACCAAAATTAACTGTGAAAGTTCtcaagtgggtgaag AACCGAGTGCCGCCACCTCCGCAGTCCAAGTTTCAATATGATTTTTCCGTTATtccatcagacatcgaagaggACGACACCACCAATACTTGA